Part of the Methanobacterium alcaliphilum genome is shown below.
AAAACTTACAACATTGAATTAAAACAGGGCAATCTTTTTGAACCCTTAAATGGAGAAAAATACGATCTCATATTATTTAACAGCACATGCAACAATACAGAAAAAATAGAATGTATCAATACTCTTCATCAGTTTTTAGAAGAGGCACCATATCATCTTAAAAATAAAGGCCGCGTTCAGTTGCTGCATTCATCCATCTTTGATATTGAAAAAACAAAATCAAAGTTAGAAGAATCCGGTTTTGAAATTGAGGTTAAAGAAAATGGCTCGGGAAATATCCTCATTAATGCCCGTTTATGATTTATAAACGGTATTGTCTTCTATATGGGCCATTTCAAATGCCCTCTTGCGCCTCATACAAGACTCACATACACCACAGTGTTCTTCCTCGCCCATATAGCAAGAGTAACTTAAATGCATGGGGGCTTCTACTTTTTCACCTAACTTTACAATCTCATTTTTATTTAAATCAATGACCGGGGCTTCTATTTGAACACCTTCCAGCGTCCCAATGGATAGTGTCTGGTTAAATGCCTCTAAAAATTCCCGGGAGTTATCAGG
Proteins encoded:
- a CDS encoding methyltransferase is translated as MIEYKGILIETHPEVYKPSKDTFLFLENLDIQRKDEVLEIGAGTGLIAIYTAQRTKNVVATDISEEAVRCALKNTINNKTYNIELKQGNLFEPLNGEKYDLILFNSTCNNTEKIECINTLHQFLEEAPYHLKNKGRVQLLHSSIFDIEKTKSKLEESGFEIEVKENGSGNILINARL